The following proteins are encoded in a genomic region of Micropterus dolomieu isolate WLL.071019.BEF.003 ecotype Adirondacks linkage group LG04, ASM2129224v1, whole genome shotgun sequence:
- the LOC123969302 gene encoding stromal membrane-associated protein 1-like — protein MTTRSEREKAQKLNEQHQAILSKMLREEDNKYCADCEAKGPRWASWNLGVFICIRCAGIHRNLGVHISRVKSVNLDQWTSDQIQSIQDMGNTKARQLYEANLPESFRRPQTDQAVEFFIRDKYEKKKYYSKNVTNGSSPKDAKKEREPDRGSKVPSYTKIEESRPVPKISPAKTSEPSVNLLGLDAPTAASTNNGSTSTGQNNNDLDIFGPMVSNPLPSSTSTAPFSQVSSSNVASTPTQAPAAGGGASSGSGQSDLDLFSDSSSTTKTEDMAKKPLSKDSILSLYGTNSMSQQAPTAGMFMGPSQMQFPVQATAGYQAFPGMGTAMPPTTVMGAMMAQSGAAMMGQSPGMMVGMTMPNGFMGNAPATGVMGMAPRMMGPQGGAMPAGMVTAQGMYAIQPGQQAQWNMGQVNQQMSGMTLNGAGGQMAFGQPPTAMGGWAAAGSGQTLSTQLWK, from the exons ATGACGACGCGCTCGGAGAGGGAGAAGGCCCAGAAACTCAACGAGCAGCACCAGGCCATCCTGTCCAAAATGCTGAGGGAGGAAGACAACAAGTACTGCGCCGACTGCGAGGCGAAAG GTCCAAGATGGGCATCCTGGAATCTGGGAGTGTTTATCTGCATCCGGTGTGCTGGCATCCACAGGAACCTGGGAGTACACATATCCAGAGTTAAATCAGTCAACCTGGACCAGTGGACCTCAGATCAAATTCAG AGTATACAGGACATGGGTAACACCAAGGCCAGGCAGCTTTATGAGGCCAACCTTCCAGAAAGCTTCAGAAGACCTCAAACAGACCA AGCTGTGGAATTCTTCATCAGGGATAAATATGAGAAGAAGAAATACTACAGCAAGAATGTGACCAATGGGAGCAGT ccaAAAGATGCTAAGAAAGAGAGGGAGCCAGACAGAGGGAGCAAGGTGCCATCCTACACCAAG ATTGAAGAGTCCAGGCCAGTTCCCAAAATCAGCCCTGCTAAGACTTCAGAACCTTCTGTGAACCTACTAGGTCTTG ACGCACCAACAGCTGCATCAACTAACAATGGTAGCACGAGCACAGGCCAGAACAACAATGACCTGGATATATTTGGCCCCATGGTGTCCAACCCCCTCCCCTCGTCCACATCCACAGCTCCATTTTCTCAG GTGAGCTCCAGTAACGTGGCCAGCACTCCGACACAAGCTCCAGCAGCAGGAGGCGGGGCCAGCTCAGGGTCTGGGCAGAGTGACCTCGACTTGTTCAGTGACAGCAGTAGCACCACTAAAACTGAGGACATGGCCAAGAAGCCCCTGTCCAAGGACTCCATCCTGTCCCTGTATGGAACCAACAGCATGTCCCAACAGGCCCCCACTG CTGGTATGTTCATGGGCCCCTCCCAGATGCAGTTTCCTGTCCAGGCCACTGCTGGTTATCAGGCCTTCCCTGGCATGGGCACAGCCATGCCACCTACAACTGTCATGGGTGCCATGATGGCTCAGAGTGGGGCGGCCATGATGGGGCAGAGTCCGGGCATGATGGTTGGGATGACGATGCCTAATGGCTTCATGGGGAATGCGCCAGCAACTGGTGTGATGGGCATGGCGCCGAGGATGATGGGACCACAGGGTGGTGCGATGCCTGCAGGCATGGTGACTGCTCAGGGCATGTACGCCATCCAGCCTGGGCAGCAGGCTCAGTGGAACATGGGTCAG GTGAATCAGCAGATGTCAGGGATGACTCTGAATGGTGCAGGTGGCCAGATGGCCTTCGGTCAGCCTCCAACAGCTATGGGTGGGTGGGCCGCAGCTGGATCTGGCCAGACCCTGAGCACACAGTTATGGAAATGA